A single region of the Oryzias latipes chromosome 21, ASM223467v1 genome encodes:
- the LOC101173823 gene encoding leucine-rich repeat-containing protein 3-like, whose product MPDRTCKRTLLNMLDTAGLRTTRQSLMISGIVRLWILMCGMLTANMSIMACPSSCHCIDKNGLTVVQCMSRNLEKIPPDLPRDTVVLLLAANHITHIPNHAFRELHYLQELDLSSNDIETVDPGAFQGVSDSLLMLDLSNNHIQSVPKEAFARLRAKISLSNNPWHCECTLQEVLRELRLDPETVNEVICHTAVQEEYAGKPVIHVLDSGINFCNFHHKTTDVAMFVTMFGWFTMVIAYVIYYVRHNQEDARRHLEYLKSLPSNSQISKDFDTISTVL is encoded by the coding sequence ATGCCTGACAGGACTTGTAAGAGGACGCTGCTGAATATGCTGGACACAGCTGGACTCAGAACTACCAGGCAATCCTTGATGATTAGTGGCATTGTCCGGTTATGGATCTTAATGTGTGGGATGTTAACTGCAAACATGTCCATCATGGCTTGTCCCTCGAGTTGTCACTGCATAGATAAAAATGGCTTGACGGTTGTCCAGTGCATGTCTCGCAACTTGGAAAAGATTCCACCAGATCTTCCTAGAGACACAGTAGTCTTGCTTTTGGCAGCCAACCACATAACCCACATTCCCAACCATGCCTTCAGAGAACTGCACTACCTGCAGGAGCTGGACCTGTCTAGCAATGACATTGAGACTGTGGATCCTGGAGCATTTCAAGGTGTCTCTGACAGCCTCCTCATGTTGGATTTATCAAACAACCACATCCAAAGCGTACCCAAAGAGGCGTTTGCCCGCCTTCGGGCGAAGATCAGCCTCTCCAACAACCCTTGGCACTGTGAGTGTACACTGCAGGAGGTTCTGAGGGAGCTGCGGCTGGACCCTGAAACTGTCAACGAGGTGATCTGCCACACAGCGGTGCAGGAAGAGTATGCCGGAAAACCAGTCATCCATGTGCTGGACTCAGGGATCAACTTCTGCAACTTTCACCACAAGACCACTGATGTAGCCATGTTCGTCACCATGTTCGGCTGGTTCACCATGGTGATCGCGTATGTCATCTACTATGTGCGACATAATCAGGAGGACGCCAGGAGACACCTGGAGTATCTCAAGTCTCTGCCCAGCAACTCGCAGATAAGCAAGGACTTCGACACCATCAGTACGGTTCTTTAG